In Strigops habroptila isolate Jane chromosome 2, bStrHab1.2.pri, whole genome shotgun sequence, one genomic interval encodes:
- the IRS2 gene encoding insulin receptor substrate 2 isoform X3, with product MASPAVLGLLPPLSSPPGPNLNNNNNNNQGVRKCGYLRKQKHGHKRFFVLRGPGGGGEEAGGARLEYYESEKKWRNKSGAPKRVIALDSCLNINKRADAKHKYLIALYTKDEYFAVAAENEQEQEGWYRALTDLLNEGKAAGQGSPHRHLASPFAASCSAAAASLAAAGEDLNYGLITPAAAAYREVWQVTLKPKGLGQSKNLTGVHRLCLSARTIGFVRLNCELPSVTLQLMNIRRCGHSDSFFFMEVGRSAATGPGELWMQADDSVVAQNIHETILEAMKALKELSEFRPRSKSQSSTSSSSGGAAGPGGSGASATHPITVPGRRHHHLVNLPPSQTGLLRRSRTDSLAAGAGTKCTPCRVRTASEGDGCRVGSVAGSPMSPGPVRTPLSRSHTLSSGGGGRQAGKLLPVLAGGGGLQSSRSMSMPASHSPPSATSPISLSSSSGLGSEPAHPHHPQRPSSGSASVSGSPSDAGFMSFDEYGSSPGGDLRPFSSSSTASNRSNTPESVAETPPVRDPGGGTDLYGYMAMERPPSGRLCYRPGLDAAADRGHRKRTYSLTTPCRQRPAPPQVSSASLDEYTLMRATFAGSAGRLFPSCQAGASPKVTYTPYPEDYGDIEIGSHRSSGSSSTNLGPPAGGGGGGGDDDGYMPMTPGVAAALGQGSRSGDDYMPMSPTSVSAPKQILQPRGGVGGGSPGNRSSYKTSSPGESSPDDSGYMRMWCGSKLSVESSDGRLSNGDYINMSPRDPQHGPQAPSLTPPDFFFAPSGHGSSEPPKPGCYSYSSLPRSYKSQGLVKDSDQYVFMNSPGRMIPEEAVCGVGQLPASTFAPSSHTVPSPLRHSRTESFLSQRCQRAARPSRLSLETLRTMLPSMNEHPLPPEPKSPGEYINIDFGDAAVYSPPSLPADSPASSLGSGTGQRRSPLSDYMNIDFGSQSPSQSGTVSVGSLEGLSPGSSSSTSQPEGRYLKAAVGVACLSSPSDGGDYTEMTFGMATTPPQPIVQKPESARVTSPTAGVKRLTLSGVEAFILSSPPPDPNRGAKVIRADPQGRRRHSSETFSSTTTVTPVSPSFAHNPKRHNSASVENVSLRKSEGLEEEQGSSPMCRETSAGFQNGLNYIAIDVVDGTLANCDKARLKARHVLNGGINGVEMSAYASIDFLSHNLKEASAVKE from the exons ATGGCGAGCCCCGCCGTGCTGGGGCTGTTGCCCCCCCTGAGCTCCCCACCCGGGCCCAAcctgaacaacaacaacaacaacaaccagGGCGTGAGGAAGTGCGGGTACCTGCGCAAGCAGAAGCATGGCCACAAGCGCTTCTTCGTGCTGCGGGGCCCCGGCGGCGGAGGAGAGGAGGCGGGGGGGGCCCGGCTGGAGTACTATGAGAGCGAGAAGAAATGGAGGAACAAGTCCGGGGCGCCCAAGCGGGTGATCGCCCTGGACTCCTGCCTCAACATCAACAAGCGGGCGGACGCCAAGCACAAGTACCTCATCGCCCTCTACACCAAGGACGAGTACTTCGCCGTGGCGGCAGAGAAcgagcaggagcaggagggctggTACCGGGCTCTCACCGACCTGCTTAACGAGGGAAAAGCGGCCGGTCAGGGGTCTCCCCACCGCCACCTCGCCTCCCCCTTCGCCGCCTCCTGCAGCGCGGCCGCCGCCTCCCTGGCCGCCGCCGGCGAGGACCTCAACTACGGGCTGATCACCCCGGCAGCCGCTGCGTACCGGGAGGTCTGGCAGGTGACGCTGAAGCCCAAGGGCTTGGGGCAGAGCAAAAACCTTACCGGCGTCCATCGACTCTGCCTCTCAGCCCGCACCATCGGGTTCGTGCGCCTCAACTGCGAGCTGCCCTCGGTCACGCTGCAGCTGATGAACATCCGCCGCTGCGGCCACTCCGACAGCTTCTTCTTCATGGAGGTGGGGCGCTCGGCGGCCACCGGCCCCGGCGAGCTCTGGATGCAAGCGGACGACTCGGTGGTGGCCCAGAACATCCACGAGACCATTCTGGAGGCCATGAAGGCGCTGAAGGAGCTGTCCGAGTTCCGGCCCCGCAGCAAGAGCCAGTcctccacctcttcctcctccgGGGGGGCCGCCGggcccggcggcagcggcgccTCCGCCACCCACCCCATCACCGTGCCTGGCCGCCGGCACCACCACCTGGTCAACCTGCCTCCCAGCCAGACCGGCCTCCTCCGCCGCTCCCGCACCGACAGCCTCGCCGCCGGCGCCGGCACCAAGTGCACGCCGTGCCGGGTGCGGACGGCCAGCGAGGGCGACGGCTGCCGGGTGGGCTCGGTGGCCGGCAGCCCCATGAGCCCGGGCCCCGTGCGGACCCCGCTCAGCCGCTCGCATACGCTTAGCAGCGGCGGTGGGGGCCGGCAGGCGGGGAAGCTGCTGCCGGTGCtggccggcggcggcggccttCAGAGCAGCCGCTCCATGTCCATGCCTGCATCCCACTCGCCCCCCTCTGCCACCAGCCCCATcagcctctcctccagcagcgGCCTCGGCTCCGAGCCTGCCCACCCGCATCACCCGCAGCGCCCATCCAGCGGCAGTGCCTCCGTCTCTGGCTCCCCCAGCGACGCCGGCTTCATGTCCTTCGACGAGTACGGCTCCAGCCCGGGCGGCGACCTGCggcccttctcctcctcctccaccgCTAGCAACCGCAGCAACACCCCGGAGTCCGTGGCCGAGACCCCCCCGGTGCGGGACCCCGGGGGCGGCACCGATCTCTACGGCTACATGGCAATGGAGCGCCCCCCGAGCGGCCGCCTCTGCTACCGGCCCGGCCTCGACGCCGCGGCCGACAGGGGCCATCGGAAGCGTACCTACTCCCTGACCACCCCGTGCCGGCAGCGGCCCGCTCCGCCGCAGGTCTCCTCCGCCTCCCTCGACGAGTACACACTGATGCGGGCTACCTTCGCTGGCAGCGCCGGCCgcctcttcccttcctgccaAGCCGGGGCTTCCCCTAAAGTGACCTACACCCCCTACCCCGAGGACTACGGGGACATCGAGATCGGCTCCCACCGCAGTtccggcagcagcagcaccaacctGGGGCCGCCGGcaggggggggaggaggagggggagatgATGACGGCTACATGCCCATGACCCCCGGCGTGGCTGCAGCCTTAGGGCAGGGAAGCCGGAGTGGCGATGATTACATGCCCATGAGCCCCACTAGCGTGTCTGCTCCCAAGCAGATCCTGCAGCCCCGGGGAGGGGTGGGCGGCGGGTCCCCTGGGAACAGGAGCAGCTATAAGACCAGCTCACCCGGGGAGAGCTCCCCCGATGATAGCGGGTACATGCGGATGTGGTGTGGCTCCAAGCTGTCTGTGGAGAGCTCAGATGGGAGGCTGAGTAACGGTGACTATATCAACATGTCCCCTCGGGACCCCCAGCACGGGCCCCAGGCTCCCTCCCTCACTCCTCCGGACTTCTTCTTTGCCCCTTCAGGGCATGGGTCCAGTGAGCCCCCCAAGCCCGGCTGCTATTCGTACAGCTCCTTACCCCGCTCTTACAAGAGCCAGGGCCTGGTGAAGGACAGCGACCAGTATGTCTTCATGAACTCCCCGGGGAGGATGATCCCGGAGGAGGCGGTGTGCGGAGTGGGCCAGTTGCCTGCCAGCACCTTTGCCCCCTCCAGCCACACGGTGCCTTCGCCCCTGCGGCACAGCCGGACCGAGAGCTTCCTGAGCCAGCGGTGCCAGCGGGCGGCCCGGCCCAGCCGCCTCTCTCTGGAGACCTTGCGGACGATGCTGCCTAGCATGAATGAGCACCCTCTGCCGCCCGAGCCCAAGAGCCCCGGTGAATACATCAACATCGACTTTGGCGATGCTGCCGTCTATTCTCCCCCCTCGCTGCCTGCCGACAGCCCAGCTTCCTCCCTGGGCTCGGGCACGGGGCAGAGGCGCTCCCCTCTCTCTGACTACATGAACATTGACTTCGGGTCGCAGTCGCCCTCCCAGTCAGGCACGGTTTCGGTGGGCTCCCTGGAAGGGCTCTCACCAggctcctcctccagcaccagccAGCCCGAGGGGCGCTACCTGAAGGCAGCTGTGGGGGTAGCTTGTTTGTCCAGCCCGTCTGATGGTGGGGATTACACTGAGATGACCTTTGGCATGGCCACCACCCCACCCCAACCCATTGTTCAGAAGCCAGAAAGTGCCCGGGTCACCAGCCCCACGGCAGGGGTGAAGAGGCTCACCCTCTCTGGGGTGGAGGCTTTCATTCTCTCCAGCCCTCCCCCAGACCCAAACCGGGGGGCCAAGGTCATCCGGGCAGATCCCCAGGGGCGTAGGAGGCACAGCTCGGAAACTTTCTCCTCCACCACCACTGTGACCCCCGTGTCCCCCTCCTTTGCACACAACCCCAAACGGCACAACTCGGCCTCAGTGGAGAACGTGTCCCTCAGGAAAAGCGAAGgcctggaggaggagcagggtAGCAGCCCCATGTGCAGGGAGACCTCGGCTGGCTTCCAGAACGGCCTCAACTACATCGCCATCGATGTGGTGGATGGGACCCTGGCAAACTGTGACAAAGCCAGGTTGAAAGCCAGGCATGTCCTGAATGGGGGCATCAATGGAGTGGAGATGAGCGCCTATGCCAGCATAGACTTTCTGTCTCACAACCTTAAAGAAGCAAGTGCTGTGAAAG agtga
- the IRS2 gene encoding insulin receptor substrate 2 isoform X2 produces MASPAVLGLLPPLSSPPGPNLNNNNNNNQGVRKCGYLRKQKHGHKRFFVLRGPGGGGEEAGGARLEYYESEKKWRNKSGAPKRVIALDSCLNINKRADAKHKYLIALYTKDEYFAVAAENEQEQEGWYRALTDLLNEGKAAGQGSPHRHLASPFAASCSAAAASLAAAGEDLNYGLITPAAAAYREVWQVTLKPKGLGQSKNLTGVHRLCLSARTIGFVRLNCELPSVTLQLMNIRRCGHSDSFFFMEVGRSAATGPGELWMQADDSVVAQNIHETILEAMKALKELSEFRPRSKSQSSTSSSSGGAAGPGGSGASATHPITVPGRRHHHLVNLPPSQTGLLRRSRTDSLAAGAGTKCTPCRVRTASEGDGCRVGSVAGSPMSPGPVRTPLSRSHTLSSGGGGRQAGKLLPVLAGGGGLQSSRSMSMPASHSPPSATSPISLSSSSGLGSEPAHPHHPQRPSSGSASVSGSPSDAGFMSFDEYGSSPGGDLRPFSSSSTASNRSNTPESVAETPPVRDPGGGTDLYGYMAMERPPSGRLCYRPGLDAAADRGHRKRTYSLTTPCRQRPAPPQVSSASLDEYTLMRATFAGSAGRLFPSCQAGASPKVTYTPYPEDYGDIEIGSHRSSGSSSTNLGPPAGGGGGGGDDDGYMPMTPGVAAALGQGSRSGDDYMPMSPTSVSAPKQILQPRGGVGGGSPGNRSSYKTSSPGESSPDDSGYMRMWCGSKLSVESSDGRLSNGDYINMSPRDPQHGPQAPSLTPPDFFFAPSGHGSSEPPKPGCYSYSSLPRSYKSQGLVKDSDQYVFMNSPGRMIPEEAVCGVGQLPASTFAPSSHTVPSPLRHSRTESFLSQRCQRAARPSRLSLETLRTMLPSMNEHPLPPEPKSPGEYINIDFGDAAVYSPPSLPADSPASSLGSGTGQRRSPLSDYMNIDFGSQSPSQSGTVSVGSLEGLSPGSSSSTSQPEGRYLKAAVGVACLSSPSDGGDYTEMTFGMATTPPQPIVQKPESARVTSPTAGVKRLTLSGVEAFILSSPPPDPNRGAKVIRADPQGRRRHSSETFSSTTTVTPVSPSFAHNPKRHNSASVENVSLRKSEGLEEEQGSSPMCRETSAGFQNGLNYIAIDVVDGTLANCDKARLKARHVLNGGINGVEMSAYASIDFLSHNLKEASAVKGSTGRWKR; encoded by the exons ATGGCGAGCCCCGCCGTGCTGGGGCTGTTGCCCCCCCTGAGCTCCCCACCCGGGCCCAAcctgaacaacaacaacaacaacaaccagGGCGTGAGGAAGTGCGGGTACCTGCGCAAGCAGAAGCATGGCCACAAGCGCTTCTTCGTGCTGCGGGGCCCCGGCGGCGGAGGAGAGGAGGCGGGGGGGGCCCGGCTGGAGTACTATGAGAGCGAGAAGAAATGGAGGAACAAGTCCGGGGCGCCCAAGCGGGTGATCGCCCTGGACTCCTGCCTCAACATCAACAAGCGGGCGGACGCCAAGCACAAGTACCTCATCGCCCTCTACACCAAGGACGAGTACTTCGCCGTGGCGGCAGAGAAcgagcaggagcaggagggctggTACCGGGCTCTCACCGACCTGCTTAACGAGGGAAAAGCGGCCGGTCAGGGGTCTCCCCACCGCCACCTCGCCTCCCCCTTCGCCGCCTCCTGCAGCGCGGCCGCCGCCTCCCTGGCCGCCGCCGGCGAGGACCTCAACTACGGGCTGATCACCCCGGCAGCCGCTGCGTACCGGGAGGTCTGGCAGGTGACGCTGAAGCCCAAGGGCTTGGGGCAGAGCAAAAACCTTACCGGCGTCCATCGACTCTGCCTCTCAGCCCGCACCATCGGGTTCGTGCGCCTCAACTGCGAGCTGCCCTCGGTCACGCTGCAGCTGATGAACATCCGCCGCTGCGGCCACTCCGACAGCTTCTTCTTCATGGAGGTGGGGCGCTCGGCGGCCACCGGCCCCGGCGAGCTCTGGATGCAAGCGGACGACTCGGTGGTGGCCCAGAACATCCACGAGACCATTCTGGAGGCCATGAAGGCGCTGAAGGAGCTGTCCGAGTTCCGGCCCCGCAGCAAGAGCCAGTcctccacctcttcctcctccgGGGGGGCCGCCGggcccggcggcagcggcgccTCCGCCACCCACCCCATCACCGTGCCTGGCCGCCGGCACCACCACCTGGTCAACCTGCCTCCCAGCCAGACCGGCCTCCTCCGCCGCTCCCGCACCGACAGCCTCGCCGCCGGCGCCGGCACCAAGTGCACGCCGTGCCGGGTGCGGACGGCCAGCGAGGGCGACGGCTGCCGGGTGGGCTCGGTGGCCGGCAGCCCCATGAGCCCGGGCCCCGTGCGGACCCCGCTCAGCCGCTCGCATACGCTTAGCAGCGGCGGTGGGGGCCGGCAGGCGGGGAAGCTGCTGCCGGTGCtggccggcggcggcggccttCAGAGCAGCCGCTCCATGTCCATGCCTGCATCCCACTCGCCCCCCTCTGCCACCAGCCCCATcagcctctcctccagcagcgGCCTCGGCTCCGAGCCTGCCCACCCGCATCACCCGCAGCGCCCATCCAGCGGCAGTGCCTCCGTCTCTGGCTCCCCCAGCGACGCCGGCTTCATGTCCTTCGACGAGTACGGCTCCAGCCCGGGCGGCGACCTGCggcccttctcctcctcctccaccgCTAGCAACCGCAGCAACACCCCGGAGTCCGTGGCCGAGACCCCCCCGGTGCGGGACCCCGGGGGCGGCACCGATCTCTACGGCTACATGGCAATGGAGCGCCCCCCGAGCGGCCGCCTCTGCTACCGGCCCGGCCTCGACGCCGCGGCCGACAGGGGCCATCGGAAGCGTACCTACTCCCTGACCACCCCGTGCCGGCAGCGGCCCGCTCCGCCGCAGGTCTCCTCCGCCTCCCTCGACGAGTACACACTGATGCGGGCTACCTTCGCTGGCAGCGCCGGCCgcctcttcccttcctgccaAGCCGGGGCTTCCCCTAAAGTGACCTACACCCCCTACCCCGAGGACTACGGGGACATCGAGATCGGCTCCCACCGCAGTtccggcagcagcagcaccaacctGGGGCCGCCGGcaggggggggaggaggagggggagatgATGACGGCTACATGCCCATGACCCCCGGCGTGGCTGCAGCCTTAGGGCAGGGAAGCCGGAGTGGCGATGATTACATGCCCATGAGCCCCACTAGCGTGTCTGCTCCCAAGCAGATCCTGCAGCCCCGGGGAGGGGTGGGCGGCGGGTCCCCTGGGAACAGGAGCAGCTATAAGACCAGCTCACCCGGGGAGAGCTCCCCCGATGATAGCGGGTACATGCGGATGTGGTGTGGCTCCAAGCTGTCTGTGGAGAGCTCAGATGGGAGGCTGAGTAACGGTGACTATATCAACATGTCCCCTCGGGACCCCCAGCACGGGCCCCAGGCTCCCTCCCTCACTCCTCCGGACTTCTTCTTTGCCCCTTCAGGGCATGGGTCCAGTGAGCCCCCCAAGCCCGGCTGCTATTCGTACAGCTCCTTACCCCGCTCTTACAAGAGCCAGGGCCTGGTGAAGGACAGCGACCAGTATGTCTTCATGAACTCCCCGGGGAGGATGATCCCGGAGGAGGCGGTGTGCGGAGTGGGCCAGTTGCCTGCCAGCACCTTTGCCCCCTCCAGCCACACGGTGCCTTCGCCCCTGCGGCACAGCCGGACCGAGAGCTTCCTGAGCCAGCGGTGCCAGCGGGCGGCCCGGCCCAGCCGCCTCTCTCTGGAGACCTTGCGGACGATGCTGCCTAGCATGAATGAGCACCCTCTGCCGCCCGAGCCCAAGAGCCCCGGTGAATACATCAACATCGACTTTGGCGATGCTGCCGTCTATTCTCCCCCCTCGCTGCCTGCCGACAGCCCAGCTTCCTCCCTGGGCTCGGGCACGGGGCAGAGGCGCTCCCCTCTCTCTGACTACATGAACATTGACTTCGGGTCGCAGTCGCCCTCCCAGTCAGGCACGGTTTCGGTGGGCTCCCTGGAAGGGCTCTCACCAggctcctcctccagcaccagccAGCCCGAGGGGCGCTACCTGAAGGCAGCTGTGGGGGTAGCTTGTTTGTCCAGCCCGTCTGATGGTGGGGATTACACTGAGATGACCTTTGGCATGGCCACCACCCCACCCCAACCCATTGTTCAGAAGCCAGAAAGTGCCCGGGTCACCAGCCCCACGGCAGGGGTGAAGAGGCTCACCCTCTCTGGGGTGGAGGCTTTCATTCTCTCCAGCCCTCCCCCAGACCCAAACCGGGGGGCCAAGGTCATCCGGGCAGATCCCCAGGGGCGTAGGAGGCACAGCTCGGAAACTTTCTCCTCCACCACCACTGTGACCCCCGTGTCCCCCTCCTTTGCACACAACCCCAAACGGCACAACTCGGCCTCAGTGGAGAACGTGTCCCTCAGGAAAAGCGAAGgcctggaggaggagcagggtAGCAGCCCCATGTGCAGGGAGACCTCGGCTGGCTTCCAGAACGGCCTCAACTACATCGCCATCGATGTGGTGGATGGGACCCTGGCAAACTGTGACAAAGCCAGGTTGAAAGCCAGGCATGTCCTGAATGGGGGCATCAATGGAGTGGAGATGAGCGCCTATGCCAGCATAGACTTTCTGTCTCACAACCTTAAAGAAGCAAGTGCTGTGAAAG GAAGTACAGGAAGATGGAAAAGATGA
- the IRS2 gene encoding insulin receptor substrate 2 isoform X1: MASPAVLGLLPPLSSPPGPNLNNNNNNNQGVRKCGYLRKQKHGHKRFFVLRGPGGGGEEAGGARLEYYESEKKWRNKSGAPKRVIALDSCLNINKRADAKHKYLIALYTKDEYFAVAAENEQEQEGWYRALTDLLNEGKAAGQGSPHRHLASPFAASCSAAAASLAAAGEDLNYGLITPAAAAYREVWQVTLKPKGLGQSKNLTGVHRLCLSARTIGFVRLNCELPSVTLQLMNIRRCGHSDSFFFMEVGRSAATGPGELWMQADDSVVAQNIHETILEAMKALKELSEFRPRSKSQSSTSSSSGGAAGPGGSGASATHPITVPGRRHHHLVNLPPSQTGLLRRSRTDSLAAGAGTKCTPCRVRTASEGDGCRVGSVAGSPMSPGPVRTPLSRSHTLSSGGGGRQAGKLLPVLAGGGGLQSSRSMSMPASHSPPSATSPISLSSSSGLGSEPAHPHHPQRPSSGSASVSGSPSDAGFMSFDEYGSSPGGDLRPFSSSSTASNRSNTPESVAETPPVRDPGGGTDLYGYMAMERPPSGRLCYRPGLDAAADRGHRKRTYSLTTPCRQRPAPPQVSSASLDEYTLMRATFAGSAGRLFPSCQAGASPKVTYTPYPEDYGDIEIGSHRSSGSSSTNLGPPAGGGGGGGDDDGYMPMTPGVAAALGQGSRSGDDYMPMSPTSVSAPKQILQPRGGVGGGSPGNRSSYKTSSPGESSPDDSGYMRMWCGSKLSVESSDGRLSNGDYINMSPRDPQHGPQAPSLTPPDFFFAPSGHGSSEPPKPGCYSYSSLPRSYKSQGLVKDSDQYVFMNSPGRMIPEEAVCGVGQLPASTFAPSSHTVPSPLRHSRTESFLSQRCQRAARPSRLSLETLRTMLPSMNEHPLPPEPKSPGEYINIDFGDAAVYSPPSLPADSPASSLGSGTGQRRSPLSDYMNIDFGSQSPSQSGTVSVGSLEGLSPGSSSSTSQPEGRYLKAAVGVACLSSPSDGGDYTEMTFGMATTPPQPIVQKPESARVTSPTAGVKRLTLSGVEAFILSSPPPDPNRGAKVIRADPQGRRRHSSETFSSTTTVTPVSPSFAHNPKRHNSASVENVSLRKSEGLEEEQGSSPMCRETSAGFQNGLNYIAIDVVDGTLANCDKARLKARHVLNGGINGVEMSAYASIDFLSHNLKEASAVKETRRFFSATYSPNCKPRPRLGKSYFHNIPQTADLKEGGEKGRRAPATKKTWSG, encoded by the exons ATGGCGAGCCCCGCCGTGCTGGGGCTGTTGCCCCCCCTGAGCTCCCCACCCGGGCCCAAcctgaacaacaacaacaacaacaaccagGGCGTGAGGAAGTGCGGGTACCTGCGCAAGCAGAAGCATGGCCACAAGCGCTTCTTCGTGCTGCGGGGCCCCGGCGGCGGAGGAGAGGAGGCGGGGGGGGCCCGGCTGGAGTACTATGAGAGCGAGAAGAAATGGAGGAACAAGTCCGGGGCGCCCAAGCGGGTGATCGCCCTGGACTCCTGCCTCAACATCAACAAGCGGGCGGACGCCAAGCACAAGTACCTCATCGCCCTCTACACCAAGGACGAGTACTTCGCCGTGGCGGCAGAGAAcgagcaggagcaggagggctggTACCGGGCTCTCACCGACCTGCTTAACGAGGGAAAAGCGGCCGGTCAGGGGTCTCCCCACCGCCACCTCGCCTCCCCCTTCGCCGCCTCCTGCAGCGCGGCCGCCGCCTCCCTGGCCGCCGCCGGCGAGGACCTCAACTACGGGCTGATCACCCCGGCAGCCGCTGCGTACCGGGAGGTCTGGCAGGTGACGCTGAAGCCCAAGGGCTTGGGGCAGAGCAAAAACCTTACCGGCGTCCATCGACTCTGCCTCTCAGCCCGCACCATCGGGTTCGTGCGCCTCAACTGCGAGCTGCCCTCGGTCACGCTGCAGCTGATGAACATCCGCCGCTGCGGCCACTCCGACAGCTTCTTCTTCATGGAGGTGGGGCGCTCGGCGGCCACCGGCCCCGGCGAGCTCTGGATGCAAGCGGACGACTCGGTGGTGGCCCAGAACATCCACGAGACCATTCTGGAGGCCATGAAGGCGCTGAAGGAGCTGTCCGAGTTCCGGCCCCGCAGCAAGAGCCAGTcctccacctcttcctcctccgGGGGGGCCGCCGggcccggcggcagcggcgccTCCGCCACCCACCCCATCACCGTGCCTGGCCGCCGGCACCACCACCTGGTCAACCTGCCTCCCAGCCAGACCGGCCTCCTCCGCCGCTCCCGCACCGACAGCCTCGCCGCCGGCGCCGGCACCAAGTGCACGCCGTGCCGGGTGCGGACGGCCAGCGAGGGCGACGGCTGCCGGGTGGGCTCGGTGGCCGGCAGCCCCATGAGCCCGGGCCCCGTGCGGACCCCGCTCAGCCGCTCGCATACGCTTAGCAGCGGCGGTGGGGGCCGGCAGGCGGGGAAGCTGCTGCCGGTGCtggccggcggcggcggccttCAGAGCAGCCGCTCCATGTCCATGCCTGCATCCCACTCGCCCCCCTCTGCCACCAGCCCCATcagcctctcctccagcagcgGCCTCGGCTCCGAGCCTGCCCACCCGCATCACCCGCAGCGCCCATCCAGCGGCAGTGCCTCCGTCTCTGGCTCCCCCAGCGACGCCGGCTTCATGTCCTTCGACGAGTACGGCTCCAGCCCGGGCGGCGACCTGCggcccttctcctcctcctccaccgCTAGCAACCGCAGCAACACCCCGGAGTCCGTGGCCGAGACCCCCCCGGTGCGGGACCCCGGGGGCGGCACCGATCTCTACGGCTACATGGCAATGGAGCGCCCCCCGAGCGGCCGCCTCTGCTACCGGCCCGGCCTCGACGCCGCGGCCGACAGGGGCCATCGGAAGCGTACCTACTCCCTGACCACCCCGTGCCGGCAGCGGCCCGCTCCGCCGCAGGTCTCCTCCGCCTCCCTCGACGAGTACACACTGATGCGGGCTACCTTCGCTGGCAGCGCCGGCCgcctcttcccttcctgccaAGCCGGGGCTTCCCCTAAAGTGACCTACACCCCCTACCCCGAGGACTACGGGGACATCGAGATCGGCTCCCACCGCAGTtccggcagcagcagcaccaacctGGGGCCGCCGGcaggggggggaggaggagggggagatgATGACGGCTACATGCCCATGACCCCCGGCGTGGCTGCAGCCTTAGGGCAGGGAAGCCGGAGTGGCGATGATTACATGCCCATGAGCCCCACTAGCGTGTCTGCTCCCAAGCAGATCCTGCAGCCCCGGGGAGGGGTGGGCGGCGGGTCCCCTGGGAACAGGAGCAGCTATAAGACCAGCTCACCCGGGGAGAGCTCCCCCGATGATAGCGGGTACATGCGGATGTGGTGTGGCTCCAAGCTGTCTGTGGAGAGCTCAGATGGGAGGCTGAGTAACGGTGACTATATCAACATGTCCCCTCGGGACCCCCAGCACGGGCCCCAGGCTCCCTCCCTCACTCCTCCGGACTTCTTCTTTGCCCCTTCAGGGCATGGGTCCAGTGAGCCCCCCAAGCCCGGCTGCTATTCGTACAGCTCCTTACCCCGCTCTTACAAGAGCCAGGGCCTGGTGAAGGACAGCGACCAGTATGTCTTCATGAACTCCCCGGGGAGGATGATCCCGGAGGAGGCGGTGTGCGGAGTGGGCCAGTTGCCTGCCAGCACCTTTGCCCCCTCCAGCCACACGGTGCCTTCGCCCCTGCGGCACAGCCGGACCGAGAGCTTCCTGAGCCAGCGGTGCCAGCGGGCGGCCCGGCCCAGCCGCCTCTCTCTGGAGACCTTGCGGACGATGCTGCCTAGCATGAATGAGCACCCTCTGCCGCCCGAGCCCAAGAGCCCCGGTGAATACATCAACATCGACTTTGGCGATGCTGCCGTCTATTCTCCCCCCTCGCTGCCTGCCGACAGCCCAGCTTCCTCCCTGGGCTCGGGCACGGGGCAGAGGCGCTCCCCTCTCTCTGACTACATGAACATTGACTTCGGGTCGCAGTCGCCCTCCCAGTCAGGCACGGTTTCGGTGGGCTCCCTGGAAGGGCTCTCACCAggctcctcctccagcaccagccAGCCCGAGGGGCGCTACCTGAAGGCAGCTGTGGGGGTAGCTTGTTTGTCCAGCCCGTCTGATGGTGGGGATTACACTGAGATGACCTTTGGCATGGCCACCACCCCACCCCAACCCATTGTTCAGAAGCCAGAAAGTGCCCGGGTCACCAGCCCCACGGCAGGGGTGAAGAGGCTCACCCTCTCTGGGGTGGAGGCTTTCATTCTCTCCAGCCCTCCCCCAGACCCAAACCGGGGGGCCAAGGTCATCCGGGCAGATCCCCAGGGGCGTAGGAGGCACAGCTCGGAAACTTTCTCCTCCACCACCACTGTGACCCCCGTGTCCCCCTCCTTTGCACACAACCCCAAACGGCACAACTCGGCCTCAGTGGAGAACGTGTCCCTCAGGAAAAGCGAAGgcctggaggaggagcagggtAGCAGCCCCATGTGCAGGGAGACCTCGGCTGGCTTCCAGAACGGCCTCAACTACATCGCCATCGATGTGGTGGATGGGACCCTGGCAAACTGTGACAAAGCCAGGTTGAAAGCCAGGCATGTCCTGAATGGGGGCATCAATGGAGTGGAGATGAGCGCCTATGCCAGCATAGACTTTCTGTCTCACAACCTTAAAGAAGCAAGTGCTGTGAAAG aaacGAGGAGGTTTTTTTCAGCCACCTACAGCCCCAACTGCAAACCGAGGCCCAGGTTGGGAAAGAGCTATTTCCACAACATTCCCCAAACTGCTGACCTTAaggaggggggggagaaggggcgGCGGGCGCCAGCTACCAAGAAAACCTGGAGTGGATGA